In Amycolatopsis sp. EV170708-02-1, the following are encoded in one genomic region:
- the pip gene encoding prolyl aminopeptidase → MDDLYPPIHVRAEGMLDVGDGHRIYCQEAGNPDGKPVVVLHGGPGSGISSMARRHFDPEAYRIILFDQRGAGRSTPHIGTPDVDLSANTLWHLVADMEKLRERLNLDQWQLFGGSWGATLALAYAETHPSRVSEIILRGVFTVRRGELDWIYNGGAANLFPREWEDFLAPIPEDRRDDPLSAYRELVYHPDRAIRERAAIAWSTWEGAIVCLRPDPAFHNQYASPDFAVTFARLALHYFCHGAWLEEGQLIREAGKLSGIPGVIVQGRYDAVCPPTTAYELHRAWPDSKLELVEAAGHAVTDPGMLAALREATDSFRMS, encoded by the coding sequence ATGGATGACCTGTACCCGCCGATCCACGTGCGCGCCGAGGGCATGCTCGACGTCGGCGACGGGCACCGGATCTACTGCCAGGAAGCCGGGAACCCGGACGGCAAACCCGTGGTCGTGCTGCACGGAGGCCCTGGTAGCGGCATCTCCTCCATGGCCCGGCGGCACTTCGACCCCGAGGCCTACCGGATCATCCTGTTCGACCAGCGGGGCGCCGGCCGCAGCACACCGCATATCGGCACGCCGGACGTCGACCTGTCGGCCAACACCCTCTGGCACCTCGTCGCGGACATGGAAAAGCTGCGCGAACGGCTGAATCTCGACCAGTGGCAACTCTTCGGCGGCTCGTGGGGCGCGACCCTCGCCCTGGCCTACGCCGAAACCCACCCGAGCCGCGTCAGCGAGATCATCCTGCGCGGCGTCTTCACCGTCCGGCGCGGCGAACTCGACTGGATCTACAACGGCGGCGCCGCGAACCTCTTCCCCCGAGAGTGGGAAGACTTCCTCGCGCCGATACCGGAAGACCGCCGCGACGACCCGCTGTCGGCCTACCGTGAGCTCGTCTATCACCCCGATCGAGCGATCCGGGAACGTGCGGCCATCGCCTGGAGCACATGGGAAGGCGCGATCGTCTGCCTGCGCCCGGACCCGGCCTTCCACAACCAGTACGCGTCACCGGATTTCGCGGTCACCTTCGCACGGCTGGCGCTGCACTACTTTTGCCATGGAGCGTGGCTTGAGGAAGGGCAGTTGATCCGGGAAGCCGGGAAGCTGTCGGGGATTCCCGGTGTGATCGTGCAGGGGCGGTACGACGCGGTGTGCCCGCCGACGACGGCCTACGAGCTGCACCGAGCTTGGCCGGACTCGAAGCTGGAACTCGTCGAAGCGGCCGGACACGCGGTGACGGATCCGGGGATGCTGGCGGCGCTGCGGGAGGCTACGGATTCTTTCCGCATGTCTTAA
- a CDS encoding helix-turn-helix domain-containing protein has product MNQNFAVILHGLMDAREMSPRAMSRASARAESTILQLLSGHISPSTEILRDIAPVLQIPEADLLIIAGLTARRPASHAKPYRNSAQIGELVSIASSLADEQVRRLLDFARNLEAEA; this is encoded by the coding sequence ATGAACCAGAACTTTGCCGTAATCTTACATGGCCTGATGGACGCCCGTGAAATGTCGCCCCGAGCCATGAGCCGAGCATCAGCTCGTGCCGAATCGACCATTCTACAGCTGCTAAGTGGACACATTTCACCGTCAACTGAAATATTGAGAGACATCGCTCCAGTATTGCAAATTCCCGAAGCAGATTTGCTCATAATTGCAGGCCTCACGGCAAGGAGGCCAGCAAGTCACGCCAAGCCCTATAGAAATTCAGCTCAAATCGGAGAGCTGGTTTCGATCGCAAGCTCGCTTGCAGATGAACAAGTCCGACGACTTCTTGACTTCGCCCGAAACCTGGAAGCGGAGGCCTGA